One Helianthus annuus cultivar XRQ/B chromosome 12, HanXRQr2.0-SUNRISE, whole genome shotgun sequence genomic region harbors:
- the LOC110893632 gene encoding eukaryotic translation initiation factor 5B-like, whose translation MKGYRDNGAGGGGYGARSTTVYDELFGGPPKFGATTLPPRLEDYTEIFQGFHASRDFALSYEELFDSSKVEEDDDSSDDVWTPAQSESLSDESDPQASLEMNQQVPNADLNQSFGVKLKSEPDFEVEKSFLNGTTNDSQCLDVSGSTVLNNQALPSKKENEKFFSLANNDLCANKDFGGVAEGKKLKKSSSQSTTEIHNRPLLFVSDLSLKTQPSNLPPPSRPPPALTSKKGDSSNFSPKLKTSKSYAFERTTTDQSPPFFDVEIDASSSTAADAAAMKDAVEQAQAKLRSVKAAMDRKKEGLQSRSKMKYNIGDKKVKVNENYEKSHSFQGERTKRLFENDSGITGSKKNNNIVFEYFEQKEDSEIVQETKEGFLREHTAVPKTPNDSDENEIKGDDMGSASNAWVNYDIESEEATEKNKEELKENEEQDEKEFQQSGPPEILLIHSEEEEENEREKERLRKIEEENEREKERLRKIEEEREREKERFRKIDRELESERVRKLEEEREIEKEQLRKIEREQEDERLRKIEEERERQIEREKDRME comes from the exons ATGAAAGGTTACAGAGACAatggcgccggtggcggtggttACGGAGCTCGGAGTACGACGGTGTACGACGAACTTTTCGGTGGACCGCCAAAGTTCGGAGCTACGACGCTTCCGCCGCGGCTCGAAGACTATACTGAGATTTTTCAAGGGTTTCACGCTTCCCGAG ATTTTGCGCTTTCGTATGAGGAGTTGTTTGATAGCTCGAAAGTTGAGGAGGATGATGATTCGTCGGATGACGTTTGGACTCCGGCTCAAAGTGAGTCACTGTCAGATGAATCAGATCCTCAAGCATCATTGGAGATGAATCAACAAGTGCCCAATGCAGATCTTAACCAATCATTCGGTGTGAAGTTGAAGAGTGAGCCTGATTTTGAAGTAGAGAAAAGTTTCTTGAATGGGACGACAAATGATTCTCAATGTCTTGATGTATCGGGATCTACTGTGTTAAACAACCAGGCCCTTCCAAGTAAAAAAGAAAACGAGAAGTTTTTCTCACTGGCTAATAATGATCTTTGCGCAAACAAGGATTTTGGTGGAGTTGCTGAAGGGAAAAAGCTCAAGAAATCTTCATCACAATCAACGACTGAAATACATAATAGACCACTTCTTTTTGTATCTGATCTTAGTCTTAAAACTCAGCCTTCAAACCTACCACCACCCTCTAGGCCACCGCCTGCGTTAACATCAAAGAAAGGAGATTCTAGTAATTTCAGTCCAAAACTCAAGACATCTAAGAGCTATGCGTTTGAACGAACAACAACTGACCAATCACCGCCTTTCTTTGATGTTGAGATAGATGCAAGCTCATCAACTGCTGCAGATGCTGCCGCCATGAAAGATGCAGTGGAACAAGCTCAAGCAAAGCTTAGAAGTGTGAAAGCAGCAATGGACCGAAAGAAAGAGGGTCTCCAAAGCCGATCAAAGATGAAGTATAATATAGGAGATAAAAAGGTAAAGGTAAATGAGAATTACGAGAAATCACATAGTTTTCAAGGTGAGCGAACGAAGAGATTGTTTGAAAATGACAGTGGTATAACAGGGTCTAAAAAGAATAATAATATCGTCTTCGAATATTTTGAGCAGAAGGAAGATagtgaaattgtacaagaaacaaAAGAAGGGTTCTTAAGAGAACATACTGCGGTTCCTAAGACACCAAATGATTCTGATGAAAATGAAAT AAAAGGAGATGACATGGGATCAGCATCCAACGCTTGGGTAAATTATGATATTGAATCAGAAGAAGCTACTGAGAAAAATAAGGAGGAATTAAAGGAGAACGAAGAGCAAGATGAAAAAGAGTTTCAGCAATCGGGCCCGCCTGAAATATTGTTAATTCATAGTGAAGAAGAAGAGGAAAATGAAAGAGAGAAGGAACGTTTAAGGAAAAtagaagaagaaaatgaaagagagAAGGAACGTTTAAGGAAAatagaagaagaaagagaaagagaaaaggaGCGTTTTCGAAAAATAGACCGAGAGCTAGAAAGCGAGCGTGTAAGGAAATTAGAAGAAGAACGAGAAATAGAAAAGGAGCAGTTAAGGAAAATAGAAAGAGAGCAAGAAGACGAGCGTTTAAGGAAAATagaagaagagagagaaagacaaaTAGAACGAGAAAAGGATCGGATGGAGTAG